A window of the Streptomyces formicae genome harbors these coding sequences:
- a CDS encoding aldo/keto reductase, producing the protein MEYTQLGRTGLKVSRLVLGTMNFGPQTDESDSHTIMDTALNAGINFFDTANAYGWGKNKGRTEEIIGNWFAKGGDRRDKVVLATKVYANMAADGDAWPNHDKLSAVNIRRAVDASLRRLRTDHIDLYQFHHIDRDTPVEEIWQAVDVLIQQGKILYAGSSNFPGWKIAQTNETARRLGSYGLVSEQCLYNLAERRAEMEVIPAAQEYGLGVIPWSPLHGGLLGGVIKKETEGGRRSAGRSADALADTAVRAQVQAYEDLLDKHGLAPGEVALAWLLTRPGVTGPIVGPRTADQLASALRALELELSEELLAGLDEIFPGPGPSPEAFAW; encoded by the coding sequence ATGGAGTACACGCAGCTCGGACGCACAGGACTCAAGGTCAGCCGGCTCGTCCTCGGCACGATGAACTTCGGACCGCAGACGGACGAGTCCGACAGCCATACGATCATGGACACCGCGCTCAACGCGGGAATCAACTTCTTCGACACGGCGAACGCCTACGGCTGGGGCAAGAACAAGGGCCGGACGGAAGAGATCATCGGGAACTGGTTCGCGAAGGGCGGCGACCGCCGCGACAAGGTGGTCCTCGCCACGAAGGTGTACGCGAACATGGCCGCGGACGGGGACGCCTGGCCCAACCACGACAAGCTGTCCGCCGTGAACATCCGCCGCGCCGTCGACGCCAGCCTCCGGCGGCTCCGGACCGACCACATCGACCTGTACCAGTTCCACCACATCGACCGGGACACCCCGGTCGAGGAGATCTGGCAGGCCGTCGACGTACTGATCCAGCAGGGCAAGATCCTCTACGCGGGGTCGTCGAACTTCCCCGGCTGGAAGATCGCCCAGACGAACGAGACCGCACGCCGCCTCGGCTCGTACGGGCTGGTCAGCGAGCAGTGCCTGTACAACCTGGCGGAGCGCCGCGCCGAGATGGAGGTCATCCCGGCCGCGCAGGAGTACGGCCTCGGGGTCATCCCCTGGTCGCCGCTGCACGGCGGCCTTCTCGGCGGCGTGATCAAGAAGGAGACCGAGGGCGGCCGCCGGTCGGCCGGCCGCTCGGCGGACGCGCTCGCCGACACGGCGGTGCGGGCCCAGGTGCAGGCGTACGAGGACCTGCTCGACAAGCACGGCCTGGCCCCCGGCGAGGTGGCGCTGGCCTGGCTGCTCACCCGCCCCGGCGTGACCGGCCCGATCGTCGGCCCCCGCACCGCCGACCAGCTGGCCTCGGCGCTGCGGGCGCTGGAGCTGGAGCTGAGCGAGGAGCTGCTGGCGGGCCTCGACGAGATCTTCCCGGGCCCCGGCCCGTCGCCGGAGGCGTTCGCCTGGTAG
- a CDS encoding CBS domain-containing protein, with protein sequence MTGNTQLTARDIMTGGVQCVGAHQSLLEAARMMRDLNVGCLPICGDNNRLTGLITDRDIVVQCCAEGIDPATVQAGSLAGELHWIDAGAGADAALAMMEQHQIKRLPVIDVKHGHQLVGLITEANLAKNLTDAQIAEFATRVYANA encoded by the coding sequence ATGACCGGGAACACCCAGCTCACCGCTCGCGACATCATGACCGGCGGCGTACAGTGCGTCGGCGCACACCAGTCACTGCTGGAAGCCGCGCGGATGATGCGCGACCTGAACGTCGGCTGTCTGCCCATCTGCGGCGACAACAACCGGCTCACCGGCCTGATCACCGACCGCGACATCGTCGTCCAGTGCTGCGCCGAGGGCATCGACCCCGCGACGGTCCAGGCCGGCTCCCTGGCCGGCGAGCTCCACTGGATCGACGCCGGCGCCGGCGCCGACGCCGCCCTCGCGATGATGGAGCAGCACCAGATCAAGCGGCTGCCGGTGATCGACGTCAAACACGGCCACCAGCTCGTCGGTCTGATCACGGAGGCCAACCTCGCGAAGAACCTCACGGACGCGCAGATCGCGGAGTTCGCGACCCGGGTCTACGCGAACGCCTGA
- a CDS encoding DUF4360 domain-containing protein, which produces MPGALRAAAATTAAVASLLVAGTPGTASAGIVAPPDKIVIEVATVNGSGCKQGTAAVAVSPDNTAFTVTYSDYLAQVGGDSAPTDSRKNCQLNLIVHVPQGFTYAVASADYRGYASLQQGATAVQKASYYFQGSPDTAARNHPFNGPYDTNWQATDETEWGQLVWAPCGVKRNFNINTELRVMAGTSGPSQTSFITMDSTDGEINTVYRLAWKECPES; this is translated from the coding sequence ATGCCTGGTGCCTTACGCGCCGCTGCCGCCACCACGGCGGCCGTCGCCTCCCTGCTCGTCGCCGGTACCCCCGGCACCGCGTCCGCGGGCATCGTCGCCCCGCCCGACAAGATCGTCATCGAGGTCGCCACGGTGAACGGCTCGGGCTGCAAGCAGGGGACCGCGGCGGTGGCCGTCTCCCCGGACAACACCGCGTTCACGGTCACGTACAGCGACTACCTGGCACAGGTGGGCGGGGACTCGGCGCCCACCGACTCCCGCAAGAACTGCCAGCTCAATCTGATCGTCCACGTCCCGCAGGGCTTCACCTACGCCGTCGCCAGCGCGGACTACCGCGGCTACGCGAGCCTCCAGCAGGGCGCCACCGCCGTCCAGAAGGCCTCGTACTACTTCCAGGGCTCGCCCGACACGGCCGCCAGGAACCACCCCTTCAACGGGCCGTACGACACCAACTGGCAGGCCACGGACGAGACCGAGTGGGGCCAGCTGGTGTGGGCCCCCTGCGGGGTGAAGCGGAACTTCAACATCAACACCGAACTGCGCGTCATGGCCGGCACCTCCGGCCCGTCGCAGACCAGCTTCATCACGATGGATTCGACGGACGGCGAGATCAACACCGTCTACCGGCTGGCGTGGAAGGAGTGCCCGGAGAGCTGA
- a CDS encoding esterase-like activity of phytase family protein, with protein sequence MRSLRTTLLAAAVVLGAAVPAMPAAPAAAADDGGDGFTIKDPRITESSGLAASRAHPGVYWTHNDQDEPRVFAVDSRTGKTVATVTLRGVGTPRDMEAISIGPDGYVYVGDIGDNADSWDHVWIYRFPEPRSLKDVTVLATQYVVKYEGGPRNAEAMMVHPKTGRVYIASKNEDGGGLYEGPARLVTGGTNTFRRIGEVPWVTDGAFSPDGKQLVLRSYFSARGYAWKGGRLGDDHQISAPLQGQSESVTYTPDGKALMFGTEGAQSEVVRRKLGKEEQESPGGDSPAASASGGGSGGASAPEGGSGAGSSLAGPAGAVIAAAVLALAVRSRRRGRGGQEG encoded by the coding sequence ATGCGTTCGTTGCGTACGACCCTGCTTGCCGCTGCCGTGGTGCTCGGCGCCGCCGTGCCCGCCATGCCTGCGGCACCCGCCGCGGCCGCCGACGACGGCGGTGACGGTTTCACGATCAAGGACCCGAGGATCACCGAGTCCAGCGGGCTCGCCGCGAGCCGCGCCCACCCGGGCGTCTACTGGACGCACAACGACCAGGACGAGCCCCGGGTGTTCGCCGTCGACTCCCGGACGGGGAAGACCGTCGCGACCGTCACCCTGCGGGGCGTGGGGACGCCCCGCGACATGGAGGCCATCTCCATAGGGCCCGATGGCTATGTGTACGTCGGCGACATCGGCGACAACGCCGACTCCTGGGATCACGTGTGGATCTACCGGTTCCCCGAGCCGCGGTCGCTGAAGGACGTCACGGTGCTCGCGACGCAGTACGTCGTGAAGTACGAGGGCGGGCCGCGCAACGCCGAGGCGATGATGGTCCATCCGAAGACCGGCCGGGTGTACATCGCCAGCAAGAACGAGGACGGGGGCGGGCTGTACGAGGGGCCGGCCCGGCTGGTGACGGGGGGCACGAACACCTTCCGGCGGATCGGCGAGGTGCCGTGGGTGACCGACGGGGCGTTCTCGCCGGACGGCAAGCAGCTGGTGCTGCGCTCCTATTTCAGCGCCCGCGGCTACGCGTGGAAGGGCGGCCGCCTCGGCGACGACCACCAGATCAGCGCCCCTTTGCAGGGCCAGTCCGAGTCGGTGACGTACACACCCGACGGCAAGGCGCTGATGTTCGGCACGGAGGGTGCGCAGAGCGAGGTCGTGCGCAGGAAGCTCGGCAAGGAGGAGCAGGAGTCGCCGGGCGGCGACTCGCCCGCCGCGTCGGCGAGCGGCGGCGGCAGCGGAGGCGCCTCGGCGCCGGAGGGCGGGAGCGGGGCCGGCAGCAGCCTCGCCGGCCCGGCGGGCGCGGTCATCGCCGCGGCGGTGCTGGCGCTGGCGGTCCGGTCCCGGCGCAGGGGGCGCGGCGGCCAGGAGGGGTGA
- a CDS encoding GDSL-type esterase/lipase family protein, with amino-acid sequence MRFLFVGDSMTIGRAGDYTWRYRMWQHLNRSFGGPYKIVGPRTELYDTGADAAVSTAYADPDFPAHARRHLAGWGEGWLHMAPVIGEAVAAAKADVLLVSLGLIDLGFYTNSSQTARNTREFITAARAANPHVRAVLLPVIRNARALSDAPFATECDRFNELLAKAVADLDSPSSPLLLASPPESYDIHTDTYDGTHPGPSGEHKLAAAFADAMHQAWDLGGPYEPALR; translated from the coding sequence ATGCGTTTCCTGTTCGTCGGTGACTCCATGACAATCGGCCGCGCCGGCGACTACACCTGGCGCTACCGGATGTGGCAGCACCTCAACCGCTCCTTCGGCGGCCCGTACAAGATCGTCGGTCCGCGCACCGAGCTGTACGACACCGGCGCCGACGCCGCCGTCTCCACCGCCTACGCCGATCCGGACTTCCCCGCCCACGCCCGTCGTCACCTGGCCGGCTGGGGCGAGGGCTGGCTGCACATGGCGCCGGTGATAGGCGAGGCGGTGGCTGCGGCCAAGGCGGACGTGCTGCTCGTCTCGCTGGGCCTGATCGACCTCGGCTTCTACACGAACAGCAGTCAGACCGCCCGCAACACCCGCGAGTTCATCACCGCGGCCCGCGCCGCGAACCCGCACGTCCGTGCGGTGCTGCTGCCCGTCATCCGCAACGCACGGGCGCTGTCCGACGCACCCTTCGCGACCGAGTGCGACCGCTTCAACGAGCTCCTGGCCAAAGCGGTCGCCGACCTCGACTCACCCTCGTCGCCGCTGCTGCTGGCGTCACCGCCCGAGTCGTACGACATCCACACGGACACGTACGACGGCACGCATCCGGGCCCGTCCGGCGAGCACAAGCTGGCCGCGGCCTTCGCCGACGCGATGCACCAGGCGTGGGACCTGGGCGGACCCTACGAGCCCGCGCTGCGCTGA
- a CDS encoding FAD-binding and (Fe-S)-binding domain-containing protein, translated as MADRTKHHTGHQTKNRTKHHPRHRTRLEGDLRKAVRGDVDFGPGARALMTMDASNYRRVPDGVVAPRDAADVAAALAVCRAHGVPVVPRGAGTSIAGQATGTGVVLDFTRHMRAVVSVDPQARTAVVQPGAVLDRLREAAGRHGLTFGPDPSTHSRCTLGGMIGNNACGAHSVAWGTTADNVRELSVVTYGGAELRLGQGWGTGAPAGLRELVDGNLALLRTGFPAGLPRRISGYALDALLPERGVDLARAFCGSEGTLAVLTEATVRLVESPPARALAVLGYADESAAAEAAAGLLPHRPLTVEGMAQDLVRDARGLPKGGAWLFVETGGGTAGEARARAEGIVRAADALDGTVVSDPAGQRALWRVREDAAGTATRMPDGSEAWPGWEDCAVPPARLGAYLRDFRALLTEHGLRGTPYGHFGDGCIHVRIDFDLLSEEGVRRFRSFSEAVAALVVAHGGSLSGEHGDGQARAELLPRMYGDELVGLFGRFKDLWDPAGGLNPGMLARPARLDENLRFAVLPRAGAVDVAFGYPDDRGDFAGAVRRCVGVAKCRVDGPSQGPGVMCPSYRATGEEQHSTRGRARLLHEMLAGEVVRDGWRSEEVREALDLCLSCKGCRSDCPVGVDMATYKAEFLHHHYAGRVRPAAHYAMGRLPGWLRAAAPAARVLNAAAQVRPLAALAKRVAGIAPERDLPALATRSFTSWWRRNATPGSDLVLWPDTFTEYLSPSAGRAAVTVLGAAGLGVSLPPGRVCCGLTYVSTGQLDRARTVMRRTLDTMAPVLDSGAPVVVLEPSCAATLTTDLPELLGDDPRARRLADSVRTFARALEEYAPSWTPPLLDRPVAGQTHCHQHAVLGDAAERRLRARAGLTGDLSGGCCGLAGNFGFERGHYEVSVSCAEDQLLPSVRAAGEDALLLADGFSCRTQLEQLTGRRGQHLAEVLAEGLGD; from the coding sequence ATGGCTGATCGCACGAAGCATCACACGGGGCATCAGACGAAGAATCGGACGAAGCATCACCCAAGGCATCGCACGAGGCTCGAAGGCGACTTGCGGAAGGCGGTCCGCGGAGACGTGGACTTCGGGCCCGGAGCCCGGGCGCTGATGACGATGGACGCCTCCAACTACCGCCGCGTGCCGGACGGTGTCGTCGCCCCGCGCGACGCGGCGGACGTCGCCGCGGCGCTCGCCGTCTGCCGCGCCCACGGCGTCCCGGTGGTGCCGCGCGGCGCGGGGACCTCGATCGCCGGGCAGGCGACCGGCACCGGGGTCGTGCTGGACTTCACCCGCCATATGCGGGCCGTCGTCTCCGTCGATCCGCAGGCGCGCACGGCCGTCGTCCAGCCGGGCGCGGTGCTCGACCGGCTGCGCGAAGCGGCGGGGAGACACGGGCTGACCTTCGGCCCCGACCCGTCCACGCACAGCCGCTGCACCCTCGGCGGGATGATCGGCAACAACGCGTGCGGGGCGCACTCGGTGGCCTGGGGGACGACCGCGGACAACGTGCGCGAGCTGTCGGTGGTGACGTACGGGGGCGCGGAGCTGCGGCTCGGTCAGGGCTGGGGGACCGGAGCCCCGGCCGGCCTGCGCGAGCTGGTCGACGGCAACCTCGCGCTGCTGCGGACCGGTTTCCCCGCCGGACTTCCGCGCCGTATCTCCGGCTATGCCCTGGACGCCCTGCTGCCCGAGCGCGGCGTGGACCTCGCCCGCGCGTTCTGCGGCAGCGAGGGCACGCTGGCGGTCCTGACGGAGGCGACCGTACGGCTGGTCGAGTCGCCGCCCGCACGGGCCCTGGCCGTCCTGGGGTACGCGGACGAGAGCGCGGCCGCGGAGGCGGCGGCCGGGCTGCTGCCCCACCGGCCGCTGACCGTCGAGGGCATGGCGCAGGACCTGGTGCGGGACGCGCGCGGACTGCCGAAGGGCGGGGCCTGGCTCTTCGTCGAGACGGGCGGCGGGACGGCGGGCGAGGCGCGGGCGCGTGCCGAGGGGATCGTGCGGGCCGCGGACGCGCTGGACGGGACGGTGGTGAGCGACCCGGCCGGGCAGCGGGCGCTGTGGCGGGTGCGCGAGGACGCCGCGGGCACCGCGACCCGGATGCCGGATGGCAGCGAGGCGTGGCCGGGGTGGGAGGACTGCGCGGTGCCACCGGCGCGGCTCGGCGCGTATCTGCGCGACTTCCGGGCGCTGCTGACCGAGCACGGGCTGCGCGGGACGCCGTACGGGCACTTCGGGGACGGCTGCATCCACGTCCGTATCGACTTCGACCTGCTGAGCGAGGAGGGCGTGCGGCGCTTCCGCTCCTTCTCCGAGGCGGTCGCCGCACTGGTGGTCGCGCACGGCGGCTCGCTGTCCGGCGAGCACGGGGACGGGCAGGCGCGGGCGGAGCTGCTGCCGCGGATGTACGGGGACGAACTGGTCGGCCTCTTCGGCCGGTTCAAGGACCTGTGGGACCCGGCCGGCGGCCTCAATCCGGGCATGCTGGCGCGCCCCGCCCGCCTCGACGAGAACCTGCGTTTCGCCGTCCTGCCGCGGGCCGGGGCGGTGGACGTGGCCTTCGGCTACCCGGACGACCGCGGGGACTTCGCGGGGGCGGTGCGGCGGTGCGTCGGGGTCGCCAAGTGCCGGGTGGACGGGCCGAGTCAGGGCCCGGGGGTGATGTGCCCCTCGTACCGGGCGACCGGCGAGGAGCAGCACTCCACCCGCGGGCGCGCACGGCTGCTGCACGAGATGCTCGCGGGCGAGGTGGTGAGGGACGGCTGGCGCTCGGAGGAGGTACGCGAGGCGCTCGACCTGTGCCTGTCCTGCAAGGGGTGCCGGAGCGACTGCCCGGTGGGCGTCGACATGGCCACGTACAAGGCGGAGTTCCTGCACCACCACTACGCGGGGCGGGTGCGGCCGGCCGCGCACTACGCGATGGGGAGGCTGCCGGGGTGGCTGCGGGCGGCGGCGCCGGCCGCCCGGGTGCTGAACGCCGCGGCGCAGGTGCGGCCGCTGGCCGCGCTCGCGAAACGGGTCGCGGGCATCGCACCGGAACGCGACCTTCCGGCTCTGGCGACGCGGAGCTTCACCTCCTGGTGGCGCCGCAACGCCACGCCTGGGAGCGACCTCGTCCTGTGGCCGGACACCTTCACCGAGTACCTCTCCCCGTCGGCCGGCCGCGCGGCGGTGACCGTCCTCGGGGCGGCCGGCCTCGGCGTCTCACTGCCGCCGGGCCGGGTCTGCTGCGGTCTGACGTACGTCTCGACGGGCCAGCTCGACCGCGCCCGCACAGTCATGCGCCGCACCCTGGACACCATGGCGCCCGTCCTGGACAGCGGAGCCCCGGTCGTCGTCCTCGAACCGAGCTGCGCGGCGACGCTCACGACCGACCTCCCCGAGCTCCTCGGCGACGACCCCCGCGCCCGCCGCCTGGCCGACTCCGTCCGGACCTTCGCCCGGGCCCTTGAGGAGTACGCCCCCTCCTGGACCCCGCCCCTCCTGGACCGCCCGGTCGCCGGCCAGACCCACTGCCACCAGCACGCGGTCCTCGGCGACGCGGCCGAACGCCGCCTGCGCGCCCGTGCGGGTCTGACGGGCGACCTGAGCGGCGGCTGCTGCGGCCTGGCGGGCAACTTCGGCTTCGAACGCGGCCACTACGAGGTCTCGGTGTCCTGTGCCGAGGACCAACTGCTGCCGTCGGTACGGGCGGCGGGCGAGGACGCCCTGCTCCTGGCGGACGGCTTCTCGTGCCGCACGCAGCTGGAGCAGCTGACGGGGCGGCGGGGACAGCACCTGGCGGAGGTGCTGGCGGAGGGGCTTGGCGACTGA
- a CDS encoding antitoxin has product MSMMDKIKQMLKGHEDQASKGIDKAGDMVDERTQGKYKGQVDTAQDKLKDQLGVDQGDQGQNPPPQQP; this is encoded by the coding sequence ATGTCCATGATGGACAAGATCAAGCAGATGCTGAAGGGCCACGAGGACCAGGCGTCCAAGGGCATCGACAAAGCCGGCGACATGGTCGACGAGAGGACCCAGGGCAAGTACAAGGGTCAGGTCGACACCGCCCAGGACAAGCTCAAGGACCAGCTCGGCGTCGACCAGGGCGACCAGGGGCAGAACCCGCCCCCGCAGCAGCCCTGA
- a CDS encoding class F sortase — protein sequence MIFRQPSGPPPYRSEGTFRTLRKALLWPAASVGVGALLIYGAFDTTAGNDRPGRPAAAMTPRAAGPSSAPHASPGPALSASDPKRLQIPYISVDAPFIPLGLSPTGQLNSPPVNNNNLVGWYKDGPTPGERGTAVVAGHFDTMTGPAVFVGLSELKPGKTVDITREDGTIATFKVDSVETFDKKTFPSARVYNDTPQALLRLITCAGEYDKSAKDYNQNLVVFAHLESSRRVGEKAPSPAAPSPKVPSPKAPSPKVPSAVAPSPKPPSVVAPSTKAPSPKVPSTVAPSPKPPSAVVPSTKVPSPKPPTAVAPSTKTPGTIAPSPKLTSPRLPSTVPPASRPPSPKLPGSVPPAPMRPSAGA from the coding sequence ATGATCTTCCGGCAGCCGTCCGGCCCGCCCCCGTACCGCTCCGAAGGCACCTTCCGCACCCTCCGGAAGGCCCTGCTGTGGCCTGCCGCGTCGGTGGGGGTGGGCGCTCTGCTGATCTACGGCGCGTTCGACACCACCGCGGGGAACGACCGGCCGGGCAGACCGGCGGCGGCCATGACCCCGCGGGCCGCCGGCCCCTCCTCAGCCCCGCACGCCAGCCCCGGCCCCGCGCTGTCCGCGTCCGATCCGAAGCGGCTCCAGATCCCCTACATCTCGGTCGACGCGCCGTTCATCCCGCTGGGGCTCAGCCCCACCGGCCAGCTCAATTCGCCGCCGGTCAACAACAACAACCTGGTCGGCTGGTACAAGGACGGTCCCACCCCCGGCGAACGCGGCACGGCGGTCGTCGCGGGCCACTTCGACACGATGACCGGCCCCGCCGTGTTCGTGGGCCTCAGCGAGCTCAAGCCGGGCAAGACGGTCGACATCACCCGCGAGGACGGCACGATCGCCACGTTCAAGGTCGATTCCGTCGAGACGTTCGACAAGAAGACCTTCCCCAGCGCACGCGTCTACAACGACACCCCCCAGGCGCTGCTGCGCCTGATCACGTGTGCGGGTGAGTACGACAAGAGCGCGAAGGACTACAACCAGAACCTGGTGGTCTTCGCGCACCTCGAATCCAGCCGGCGTGTCGGGGAGAAGGCCCCGAGCCCTGCGGCCCCGAGCCCGAAGGTGCCCAGTCCCAAGGCGCCGAGCCCGAAGGTGCCCAGCGCGGTGGCGCCGAGCCCCAAGCCGCCGAGTGTGGTGGCGCCCAGCACCAAGGCACCGAGTCCCAAGGTCCCGAGCACGGTGGCGCCGAGTCCCAAGCCGCCGAGTGCGGTGGTGCCGAGCACCAAGGTGCCGAGTCCGAAGCCACCGACTGCCGTGGCCCCGAGCACCAAGACGCCGGGCACGATCGCACCGAGCCCGAAGCTCACGAGCCCCAGGCTTCCGAGTACGGTGCCCCCGGCTTCGAGGCCCCCGAGCCCGAAGCTGCCGGGCTCGGTGCCCCCGGCCCCGATGCGCCCGAGCGCGGGTGCCTGA
- a CDS encoding Uma2 family endonuclease, with protein MTVVETDRIEMAMADENDELALDDLFESLERMPVPEGYKVEIVEGAVYMSPQRDAHWEIIRRIVRALEDRFGMSVKVKSDVRIDFPGHLNGFCPDVAKLREGAEKGPKGRWRYEDVEFVAEVISRGTGPNDYGPKKTAYATAEVPVYLIADPYTGKCIVHTQPKDGEYITETKVAFGHPVDLTKTPLGLTLTTADFPRD; from the coding sequence ATGACCGTCGTGGAGACCGACAGGATCGAGATGGCCATGGCCGACGAGAACGACGAGCTGGCTCTGGACGACCTGTTCGAGTCGCTTGAGCGGATGCCCGTCCCCGAGGGATACAAGGTCGAGATCGTCGAGGGGGCCGTCTACATGTCGCCGCAGCGGGATGCGCACTGGGAAATCATCCGGCGGATCGTCCGGGCTCTGGAAGACCGGTTCGGCATGAGCGTGAAGGTCAAGTCGGATGTGCGCATCGACTTTCCCGGACACCTGAACGGGTTTTGCCCGGATGTGGCGAAGCTCCGAGAAGGCGCGGAGAAGGGCCCCAAGGGGCGCTGGCGCTATGAGGACGTCGAGTTTGTCGCGGAGGTGATCTCCAGGGGCACCGGGCCCAACGACTACGGACCGAAGAAGACCGCCTACGCCACCGCAGAGGTCCCGGTGTACCTCATCGCCGACCCGTACACGGGCAAGTGCATTGTCCACACGCAGCCCAAGGACGGGGAGTACATCACGGAGACGAAGGTCGCCTTCGGGCACCCGGTCGACCTCACCAAGACCCCCCTCGGCCTCACCCTCACCACCGCCGACTTCCCCCGCGACTGA
- the serC gene encoding phosphoserine transaminase: MADIQIPADIKPADGRFGSGPSKVRTEALDALAATGTSLLGTSHRQAPVKNLVGEVREGVRALFSLPEGYEVVLGNGGSTAFWDVATHGLIENKSQHLSFGEFSSKFAKASKLAPWLAEPTVISSDPGTHPDPRAEAGVDAYALTHNETSTGVAAPVERVGGADEGALVLVDATSGAGGLPVDIAETDVYYFAPQKSFAADGGLWIAVFSPAAVERAERIHASGRHVPEFFSLPTAIDNSRKNQTYNTPALATLFLLNEQLKWINGQGGLDWAVRRTATSARALYGWAEESKYATPFVADPAKRSQVVGTIDFSDDIDASAVAKVLRANGIVDTEPYRKLGRNQLRIAMFPAVDPADVQALTACVDHVIEKL; this comes from the coding sequence GTGGCCGATATCCAGATTCCCGCTGACATCAAGCCCGCAGACGGCCGTTTCGGCTCGGGCCCCTCCAAGGTGCGGACGGAGGCGCTGGACGCCCTGGCCGCCACCGGTACGTCCCTGCTCGGCACCTCCCACCGCCAGGCCCCGGTCAAGAACCTGGTCGGCGAGGTGCGCGAGGGCGTGCGCGCGCTGTTCTCGCTCCCCGAGGGCTACGAGGTGGTCCTCGGCAACGGCGGCTCCACCGCCTTCTGGGACGTCGCGACGCACGGGCTCATCGAGAACAAGTCGCAGCACCTCTCCTTCGGTGAGTTCTCGTCGAAGTTCGCGAAGGCGTCCAAGCTGGCCCCGTGGCTGGCCGAGCCGACCGTGATCTCCTCCGACCCGGGTACGCACCCGGACCCGCGCGCCGAGGCGGGCGTCGACGCCTACGCCCTCACGCACAACGAGACCTCGACCGGTGTCGCGGCCCCGGTCGAGCGGGTCGGCGGCGCCGACGAGGGCGCGCTGGTCCTGGTCGACGCGACGTCAGGCGCGGGCGGTCTGCCGGTCGACATCGCCGAGACCGACGTCTACTACTTCGCGCCGCAGAAGTCCTTCGCCGCGGACGGCGGCCTGTGGATCGCCGTCTTCTCGCCCGCCGCGGTGGAGCGCGCGGAGCGCATCCACGCCTCCGGGCGGCACGTCCCGGAGTTCTTCAGCCTCCCGACGGCGATCGACAACTCCCGCAAGAACCAGACGTACAACACCCCGGCGCTGGCGACCCTCTTCCTCCTCAACGAGCAGCTGAAGTGGATCAACGGCCAGGGCGGCCTCGACTGGGCGGTCCGCCGCACGGCCACGTCCGCCCGGGCGCTGTACGGCTGGGCGGAGGAGTCGAAGTACGCGACCCCGTTCGTCGCGGACCCGGCCAAGCGTTCGCAGGTGGTCGGCACGATCGACTTCTCGGACGACATCGACGCGTCGGCGGTCGCGAAGGTGCTGCGGGCGAACGGGATCGTCGACACGGAGCCGTACCGGAAGCTGGGCCGCAACCAGCTGCGGATCGCGATGTTCCCGGCGGTCGACCCGGCGGACGTGCAGGCGCTGACGGCCTGCGTCGACCACGTCATCGAGAAGCTGTAA